GCAGCGTCCATAGCTCCTCCGAGTGCAGTGTCTGCATGTCCGGGTGCGTCCCGGGCGTGCAGGATATCGCTTTCCCGAAAGTGGGTTCCTCTCAGCCAGTGAGTTCGGGGAGAAACTGGAGGACGAAATTGCGGTCTTCCGTCCATCTCGGCTTGACCTTGACCCACAGCTGAAGATGGATATGCATGTCCGCAAGATCTTCCAGTTCCTCCCTGGCCTGCTGGCCCACCTGCTTGAGCCGTTGCCCCCGCTGCCCGATGACAATGCCTTTATGGCTCTGTTTAGGGACGTAGATGACGGCGTGGATGGTGACCAGGTCCCGGGCGGGATCCTGGTCCCACATCTCAATCCCGACCGCCAGGGAGTAGGGAAGCTCCCGTTCAAGGCTGAAAAACAGCTTTTCCCGGATGATTTCCGAGGCCAAAAACCGCATGGGCAGGGTGGAGAGCTGGTCATCGGGAAACATGGCCGGCCCTTCGGGAAGCAGGGGGGGGATTTGGGACAAAAGATGCTCAGTGTTGTCCCGGGCGGAGGCAGACACGGGGATGATCTCTGCGCCGGGGAAGAGACGGCTCAACTGATCGATAATGGGCACAACAGCATTGCGGTTCTTGAGCAGATCGATCTTGTTGACTGCAATCAGGAGGGGGATGCCCAATCCAGAGATCCTGGAGCGCATCAACTCCAGCTCGGAAAGGAAGCGGTCCGGTTTGGTTGCGGCCAGGAAAACGTCGCAGACCAGGATGGCCAGGTCTGCACCGGACAGGGCTTGCCAGGCCACCTGGACCACCAGAGAGTTCATTCTGGAGGCCGGCTTGTGAATGCCCGGCGTGTCCAGAAATACAATCTGCAAGCCGGGGCGGGTCAGGATGCCGCTGATTTGGTTGCGGGTGGTCTGCGGCTTGGGGGTGACAATGGCCAGCTTGTGGCCCAAAAAGGCGTTCAGCAAAGAGGACTTCCCGGCATTCGGGGGGCCGATAATGGCCACGAATCCACTTTTGCCCATATTTTCAGGTTGTTGCATAATGGCTCAGTAAGAACACAGCGGTGTACTGTTTGGCTGGTGGACTGGAGATGGAAAAGTTTTTAGTAAATATATCAGCTATGTCAATTGGTTATAGAAAAGGTTGCGCTCGATACGCGAAGAACGTATAGCCCCGGGTATTATGAGTAAAGATTTAATAATCGTCGAGTCCCCGGCCAAAGTCAAGACCATCTCCAAGTTCTTGGGACGGGACTATCTGGTGGAGGCCTCGGTCGGCCATGTGCGGGATCTGCCCGGCAACAAGCTGGGGGTGGATGAAGACAACGACTTCAGGCCTCAGTATCAGGTCCTGTCCGGAAAACAAAAGGTGGTCAGCAAGCTGAGAAAGGCTGCGAACCAGGCCGAGCAGGTCTTTCTTGCCCCGGACCCGGACCGGGAGGGGGAGGCTATCGCCTGGCACGTGGCCGAGTTGATCAAGTCGGCGAACTCCAACATCCACCGCATCCAGTTCAACGAGATCACCGCCGGTGCGGTCAGGGACGCCCTCAAGCATCCCAGGCAGCTGGACGATCGTCTGTTTCAGTCCCAGCAGGCCAGACGGATTCTGGATCGTCTGGTGGGATACAAGATTTCCCCGCTGCTCTGGCAAAAAGTCAAGCGGGGCATCTCTGCGGGCCGGGTCCAGTCAGTGGCCCTGCGCCTGATAGTGGAGCGGGAAAAAGAGCGCCAGGCCTTTGTTCCTGAAGAGTACTGGGTGTTTAAGGCCAGCCTTCGAGCTGAGACACTGCCCGAATTTGAGGCTGAGCTGTGGAAGATCAACGGCGCGAAGGCCAAGGTCGGCACTCAGGAGCAGGCTGAGGATCTGGCCGCCAAGGTGTCCGCTGCTTCGTTTCAAGTCCAGGAGATCAAGGAGAAGGAGCGGAGCAAGCAGCCCAAACCCCCGTTCATCACCTCCAGCCTGCAGCAGGAGGCCAGCAACAGACATAACTTTTCGGCCAAGCAAACCATGGCTCTGGCCCAGCAGCTCTACGAAGGGGTCGACTTGGGGTCCAGGGGAACCACCGCCCTGATTACCTACATGCGGACCGACTCGGTGCGGATCTCCAAGGAGGCCAGAGACGGGGCCAAGGAATGGATACTTTCCAATATGGGCCAGGACTATTATCCGCCCAAGCCCCGGACCTTCAAGAGCAAGGGGTCGGCGCAGGACGCCCACGAAGCCATCCGGCCGGTCGATGTATCCATCCACCCGGACCAGGTCCGGTCCTATCTGACCCGGCAGCAGTATCAGCTCTACAAGCTTATCTGGCTCAGATTCATGGCTTCCCAGATGGCGGCGGCCAAGTTCTGGGACACGACAGTTACTGTCCGGGCCGAAAACACCCTGTGGCGGGCCAAGGGAGAACGCCTTACCTTTCCCGGGTTCATGAGCCTGTATGTCCCGGAAGACCAGAAGAAGGAGGTCCAGCTTCCGCCTATGACTGAAGGCGAGGAGCTCTCCCTGCAGAAGCTGTCCAAGGAGCAAAAGTTCACCCAGCCTCCGAACAGGTTCACCGAGGCCTCCCTGGTCCGCAAGCTGGAAGACGAGGGTATCGGCCGGCCGTCCACCTATGCCCAGATCATCAGCACCCTTCGGGACAGGGACTATGTTCGGATGGAAGGCAGGCAGTTCCTCCCCACGGAACTGGGCTATACAGTCAATGACCTGTTGGTGGCCCATTTCTCCCAGCTCATGGACGTGGGGTTCACCGCCCAGATGGAGAATCAGCTGGATCAGGTGGCCACCGGGGAGCAGGATTGGCTTGCCCTCCTCCGCCGGTTTACTCAGGATTTCAATCCCACCCTGGACAAGGCCAAGCAGGAGATGTCCGAAGTCAAGTCCGGGATTCCGACGGAGGTGACCTGCGAGAAGTGCGGGCGGCCCATGGTGATCAAGTTCGGCAAGAACGGGGAGTTTCTGGCCTGCAGCGGGTATCCGGAATGTACCAACACCTCGAACTTTGCCCGGGACGAGCAAGGGGCAATCCAGCTGGTCGCGCCGCCCCCTCAAGAGCAGACCAAAGTGGGCACCTGCCCCAAGTGCGGCTCTGACCTGGTGCTCAAAAAGGCCCGGACCGGGAGCCGGTTCATTGCCTGCTCCAGCTACCCAAAATGCAAGTACGCCCAGCCTTTCGGGACCGGTGTGCCGTGTCCCCAGGAAGACTGCCCCGGGGAGCTGGTGGAAAAGAGCTCCAAGCGGGGCAAGGTGTTCTACGCCTGCGATCAGTACCCCAAATGTTCCTATGCGGTCTGGGATTATCCGGTGCAGGAGCCCTGCCCCAAATGCGAGAGCCCGATCCTGGTCCGGAAAACGACCAAGGCCCGGGGCGAGCACTTGGCCTGCCCCAATCGGAGCTGCTCCTACTGGCGGAAGCTGGAAGATGACGCTGAGGGACAGGCTTCAGAAGATGGGGAGGCGGACTCCGGGGATGGAGAAGGGAAAAAGGCCGCGGGCCGCACTTCCTGAGCAGAAAGGCCCAAGGCCGGTAGAGGGGGGCGGGGTATATGAAGCCAGGTCAGCGAGGTCCGGGCACTGGGAGCTTGTGTCTGCCTCGATTTCCGGGTGCCGGGCCTGGGGCACACTCCATCATCGCGGGGCGTCCTGGTCCCGCAGACCCAGAAAATAGAGGATGCCGTCCAGCCCCACATTGCTGATGGACTGCTTGGCCCCCTGCCGGACCAAGGGCTTGGCGTGAAAGGCTATGCCCAGACCGGCGGCGTTGAGCATAGGCAGATCGTTTGCCCCGTCCCCCACTGCGACGACCTGATGCATGTTCAGGCCCTTGGAATCCGCGAGGCGCTGCAGGAGCTCAGCCTTGCGCGGGCCATCCACGATCTCTCCCTTCAGCCTCCCGGTGAGCCGCCCGGCTTCCATCTCCAGCTCATTGGCGAAGACGTAATCCAGGCCCAGCTGCTGCTGGAGGTAGGAGCCGAAATAGGTAAATCCTCCGGAAATGACCGCAACGGTGTAGCCCAGGCGCTTGAGGCTGGAGATGAGCCTGGATGCACCCTGGGCCAGGGGCATGCGCTGGGCCACCTGGTCCAGGATCGCAACATCCAAGCCCTTGAGCAGGGAGACCCGTTCCCGCAGGCTGGTTTGAAAGTCGAGCTCTCCCTGCATGGCTTTGGCGGTTATGGCTGAGACCTCCTCCCCCACCCCGGCTTCCCTGGCCAGCTCGTCAATCACCTCGGTCTGGATCAGAGTGGAGTCCATGTCAAAGGCAATAAGCCGACGCTGGCGACGGAATGGGCTCTCCTCCTGCAAAGCCAGATCTATGCCGTCCTGGTGGGAGAGATGCAATAGCGCGTTGCGCACCATATGCATGTCCAGGGGATGGCCGTGGAGGACGAACTCTATGCAGGCCATGCTCGGGTGGACCGTCCCCCGGGGCGAGTCCAGATAGGACAGCCGCTGCATGGATACGATGTCCAGCCCGTGCTCGGAGACCAGCTCGGCCACTTGATGGATATGCAGTGCACTGATGCGGTGGCTGAGGAGGGTGATGATGCTTTTCGAGCCTTCCTGGGCCTGGACCCACCGTTCGTAGTCCTCCTGGGAGATCTTGCCGAATTCAAGGTGCAGGCTGTGGGTCTTGGCGGTTTGGAGCAGGGCTGCAAACAGGTCGTCCGGATACCCCGGGGGATGAAGTTCAATGAGCAGGGCCATGCTCAGCCAGTCGTGGATAACCGCCTCGGAGATGTCCAGGATGTGCGCCTTGTACTGGCTCAAGGTCCGGGTGATGTTCTGGACCAGGCTGGTTTGGTTCGGGCCGCTCAGGGAAATGGAATACAGTTGTCCTGACATGGCATTTGCTATGGTTTGGGTCCGCAAAGAGGGTGTATTTTCATCTCGCACTTGATCGATCCGCCGGCAAAGATGCTGTTTTCCGTTCCCTTCCACGCCGGGGAAAGAGCGGCCGGACAGGGGACTGGTCCACAAACCCGGGTTTTACGGTAACGGGGCGCTTTCATTCGTGTACGCGGCTTGAGTCTGCCAGGTCGCAGACAGCTGCTTTGAGCCGATCCAGGGCCTGGACCAGGCTCCTGTCGTCCAGGGCATAAGAAATGCGCACGCAGCGGTCGTCGCCAAAGGCACCTCCAGGGACCAGGGCTACCTTGGCCTTTTCCAGCAGAAAAGTGCAAAGGGCGGTGGAGTCCGGGATCACTGGGGAGTACAGTGTGTCCATGCGGGGGAAAAGGTAAAAGGCACCGTCCGGCTCGGGGCAGGAGATGCCGGGCCAGGAGGCGATGTGCTCCAAGGCCAGGTCGCGCCGTCTTTGAAACACCTCCCGCTGCTCCTGGAGGAAGTCTGTGGGGCCTTGAAGTGCTGCCACTGCCGCTTTTTGGACCAAGACGCAGACATTGGAGGTGCTTTGCCCCTGGATGGTGCTCAGCTTGGCGATCAGGTCCGGATGGGCCAGAACATAGCCCATGCGCCATCCGGTCATGGCGAAGGACTTGGACAGCCCGTTGCAGACAGCTACGTGCATCGGGTGTTTTTGAAGCCATTTCCCGGCCGTTGCCGGTTCAGCCGGGGGATAGACCAGCTGGTCATAGATCTCGTCGGATATGACAAAGACATCATTGTCCACGGCCCAGGATATGATGTCATCGATTTCGGCCTGGGTGTAATGGCTTCCGGTGGGGTTGGAGGGTGTGTTCAGAACCAGGATGCGGGTCCTGTCGGTGAGCAGGGGCTGGAGGTCCGAGGGCGTTATCCGAAAGTTCCGGTCCGGGCTGGACGGGACCACAACCGGGTTACCTTGGGCCAAGGCGACCATATCCGGATAGCTGACCCAATAGGGGGCGGGAATGAGCACCTCGTCCCCGGGGTCCAACAGGCACTGAAAGAGGCTGTACAGGCCTTGTTTGCCTCCATTGGTGGCAATGGTCATGTTGGGTGTGAGGGTGTGTCCGTACTGTTTTGAGCAATAGCCGGCCACGGCCTGGCGGAGCTCGGGCAGCCCGGGAACCGGGGTGTAACGGACAAACCCCTGGTCTATGGCATCTTTGGCTGCCTGCAGCACGTGCTTGGGGGGCTGAAAATCAGGCTCGCCCGCGGCCAGGCTGATGATTTCCTGCCCCTGGGCCTTGAGCTCAGCCGCCTTGGCGTTGATGCTCAAGGTGGCTGAAGGCTTGACTGCGAGGATTCGTTGGGACAAATGCATACCACCCATCTCCTATGATCGCTGACACTGAACGGAATATGCCTCGTAAACTCCGTGGCCCGATCCGGATTGTGGATCCGGCCAACCGGGCGCGGAAGGCAAAGCTGTATTGTCTCCCCCTGCAACCCGATAGCATACGTGCATATGCGATTTCAGGCAACAAATCCAGTCCCGGTTTGCCAGACAGAAGCGCATGTGCTACAGCCCCTGTCCACCTCATCGCCGGAACCATACGGAGGGACCATGGCTTGGATACTGCTGTTTTTTGTCGCCGGCATTGCGCTGGGCAGCCTCTTGGGGCATAAACACCGATTCATGCGCAGCATAGGGAGGCTGAGCGAGGGCCTGGTCCTCCTCCTTTTGTTTCTTTTGGGTGCGGTCATAGGCTCAAATGATCAAGTCATGGGCCATCTCTGGGGATTGGGTTGGAACGCGCTTATCCTGGCCGCAGGATCCATCCTGGGCAGCCTGATCCTGTCCAAGCCCGTGGAGCATCTCTTGCCTGGAGATATCCATGAAGGGTAGCCTCATTCTCCTTGGTGCCTTTGCTTTGGGGATTGTCAGCGGGTGGAGCCGGGTGTTGCCCGCGGATTTTCTGCAGGCCGGGCATGAACTGTATGTCCTGTTTGCCCTGCTGGTCTGTGTGGGGATGGGGATTGGAGCGGACAGGCGCTCGGTTCGAAGTCTGCTGCGGATGAATCTCCCCGGGCTGTTCCTTCCGGCTGCTGTGGTGGCCGGCTCCCTGCTCGGAGCGGGGGGCGTGGCCCTGGCCTGCGGCATCGCCACCCTCAGGGAGGGACTGGCTGTAGGGGCTGGGTTTGGGTACTACAGCCTGTCAAGCATCCTGATTACCCAGCTGCACGGGGAAGAGCTGGGGGTCATCGCTTTGTTGTCCAATGTGTTCAGGGAGGTCCTCACCCTGGCCTTGGCCCCGGCCATATTCAGGCTGTGGGGTCCATTGGCCCCGATAGCCTGCGCAGGGGCGACCTCAATGGATACCACTCTGCCGGTTATTCACCGGCTGGTTGGGACCAGGCTCTCCCTGCTCTCCGTGATCAACGGCATCGTCCTCACCCTCCTGGTGCCGGTCCTGGTTCCCCTGCTCTTGGCCTGAGGGGGGTGTCTTCGAGGGCATCGCTGCCCTGGACGAGGTAACCGAATCGGGCTGGAGAGGGCCGGAAAGGAGCGAGTGGCGGATGTCCAGCAGCTCCGTGTGGATGTCCGCGAGCATGTCCAACCAGTGGCTGTCCTGGTCCAGCTTGCGCCGGGCCCCGTCGATGGTCAGCCCGTGCTCGTACAGGAGGGTCTTGATTCGGCCGATGAGGCGCAAATGGTCGTCTGTGTACAACCGCTGGCCCTTGGGGGTTCGGATCGGGCGCAACTGGGGGAACTCTGTTTCCCAAAAGCGGAGAACGTAGGGCTCAAGGCCCAGAAGCTGGGCTGCGTACCCGATCTTGTAGGTCCGTTCCCCCCGGCTGGCCATGTCCGTCCCTCAGGTCGACGGAAATCGCAAAGGCAGGCGAGTGGTCAATGCCTGTCCCAGGGCGTTGTGTTCAGCGTCTACTTCCTTGTCCGTCAGGGTCTTGGCCGGGTGCCGATAGCGCAGGCGCAAGGTCAGATTTCGTTCTAGCTGCTCTGGCGGCTGATACAGGTCGATGAGTCGCACGTCCTCCAAGTGGCCCTTTTCGGCCTCGGACCTGATCAGGTCCTGGATTTGTTCAAAGCCGACATCCGGTCCGGCTATCAGGGTCATGTCCCGGTGCACAGGAGGAAACTTGGGCCACGGGCGATAGACGGTTTGCTGCCGTGCATACCTGTCGGCCAAACGATCCATGTCCAGTTCGGCCAGCCAGATCGGAGAACGGGCGTGGGCCGCTTTGGCCAGGTGAGGCTGTACACGGCCGAGAAAACCGATTTCTTCCCCGTTTTGCTGGATGACCACCCCGGGGGAAAGGAAGCAGTGCCCGGTCTGGCGAACAAATCGACATCTCTGCAGACCGAAGCTGTACATCAGGTTCTCTACAACGCCCTTGAGGTCCTGGTAGTCGGCCTCATCCGGCTCAAAGGGCCAGGTATGAGGATGTCTGTGACCGGTCAGCACAAGGCCCAGGCGGGTATGCTCCTGGACCGTGGTTTCGGACTCCGGCTGGGAGGTAAAGACCCTGGCCACCTCGAAAAGACGGCAGCTGGCTGCCCCTTGGTCGGCATTGGTCCGGATGCTGCGCAGCAAGCCGGGGGTGAGGACCGTACGAAGTGTGTTCTGATCTGCACTTAAGGGGTTGTGCACCAAGACCCGGTCGGCTTCGGGCAGGCCCAACTGGTCCAGTTCTTTGCCTCCGACAAAGCTGTAGGTGATCACTTCGGTCAGCCCCAGGCCCTGGGCCCAGGCCTTGACCCTGGTCAAAAACTCGTAGCCGGCCATGCCCTGTTCCGGGGCTGGACCGGGGTGCAGGGGCTTGTTGATCCGAGGTAGGGTGGCCGGGATGGATTCCATTCCATACACGCGGCCGACCTCTTCGATCAGATCAACTTCCCTCTCCAGATCCTGGCGGTAGGAGGGCGGGGTAACCTGCCATTCCGAGTCTTCCTCCTGTACCTGGCACCCGAGCCTGGTCAGGGTCTGCCGGCAGAAGGAATCGTCCACATCCAGGGCTAAAAGATCGCGTGAACGCTGGGGACGAAAAGGGACCTGTACAGGCTGCCAAGGCCTTGGTTCGGATCGGACGCGATCCTGGAGGATTCGTCCCCCTGCCAGGGAGCTGATGAGCTGTGCGGCCCGTTCCAGGGCCAGAGAAGAGCCGGGCTGATCAACACCCCGTTCAAAGCGGTAGGCGGACTCACTGGACAAGCCGAGCCGTCGGCCGGTCTTGCGCACTGTCGGGGGATCAAACACCGCGGATTCCAGGACAAGGGATGTGCTGGATTCGGTGATTTCACTGTTGGCCCCGCCCATGACCCCAGCCAGAGCAATCGGCCGGTTGGCGTCCCAGATCAAAAGGTCCTCATCAGTCAGGGTTCTGTCCTGGCCGTCCAGGGTCTGAAAGGAGTGTTCCGGCTTAGCCCTGGCCACCCGGATCTTGCCGCCCTCCACCTTGCTGCGGTCAAAGGCGTGCAGGGGCTGTCCGAGTTCGAGCATGACGTAGTTGGTCACGTCCACGATATTGTTGATGGGCCGAACCCCCATGCCCATCAGCCGCCAGCGCAACCAGTCCGGACTGGTCCCCAGGGAGATATCCTCGATTACCCTGGCCTGATACAGGGGACAGAGTTTTGGATCGTCGATGTGCACCTCCAGGCTGGCAGAGGCGGATTGCTTATCCTCCTGCAGGCTTATGGAGGGCATGTGCAGGGGCAGTCCACAGGCTGCTGCCACCTCCCTGGCCACGCCCAGCACGCTTAAGCAGTCGGCCCGGTTGGGGGTAATGCCCAGGTCGAACACCGCTCCATCCAGGCTCAGGGCCTGGGGCAGTGCTGTCCCGGGAGCCACCCCGGGGGGGAGGAGCTTGATCCCGCTGTGGTCCTCCCCAAGCCCCATCTCCTGTTCGGAAAGGATCATGCCTGCGGATTCCTGCCCCCGGATCCGGACTTTTTGTATCATGTTCCCGTCGGGGAGGGTGGCCCCTACCGGGGCCACGGCCACGTTTTGGTCCGCAGCAATATTCGGAGCCCCGCAGACGATGTCTCTGATCCGGCCCTCTCCGAGGTCCAGGGAGCACAGGTGCAAGGAATCGGCATGTGGATGGGGGGTGCAGGATGTGACCCGGCCGACCAGGAAGTCGTCCAGATGGGCGAAAGGATGGCGTATTTCCTCGACTTCAAGGCCGAGCATGGTCAGCAGATGGGCCAGATCGTCAATCGAGCCGGTGTACGGCGTAAATTCGGTGAGCCAGGTGATGCTCAGAAGCATGGATATGTATTCTCCCTCGTCCGCGCTTCAGCTACAGGGTCCGGGGCGGCCCCTGAAACTGATGCAAAAAGCGCAGGTCGTTCTCAAAAAACAGGCGCAGGTCGTCTATTCCGTATTTCAGCATGGCTACCCGTTCGACTCCGAGTCCAAAAGCGAAGCCGGTGTACGCCTCCGGGTCGTAGCCGACCGCGGTAAAGACCGCCGGGTCGATCATCCCGCAGCCCAGGATCTCCACCCATCCGGTCTGCTTGCACACCCTGCACGGCTCATTGCCTGTCTGCCCCGATCCACCGCAGATGACGCAGCTTATATCAACTTCCGCGCTCGGTTCGGTGAAGGGAAAGAAGCTGGGACGGAAGCGGACCCTGGTCTGGGAATCGAATATGTGGTGGACAAAATACGTCAAGGTCCCCCGCAGGTCGGCCATGCTGACCTGGGTATCGACCAGGAAGCCTTCTATCTGGTGGAACATCGGGGAATGGGTCAGGTCTGCATCCCGGCGATAGACCTTGCCGGGCGCTACTGCAGCCAGCGGGGGCATTCCTGCGCGCATTGTCCGGATCTGGAGCGGAGAGGTGTGGGTGCGCAGGACGATGCTGTCCGAGATATACAGGGTGTCCTGCATATCCCGCGCAGGATGGTCCTGAGGGATGTTTAAGGCCTCGAAGTTGTAAAAGTCGGTCTCCACCTCCGGACCGGCGACCACATCGAACCCGATTCGGGCGAAGACGGAACATATCTCGTCCTGGACCTGGGTGATGGGATGCACCCCTCCGATCCACGGCGTCCTGCCCGGAAGCGTGGGATCAAAGCCGGCTTCCTCATCCGCTTTGGCCTGCTGTTCAAGCCGATCCCTGGCTTCCTGCAGGGCCTGGGTCAGCTCGGTCTTGACCGCGTTGGCCTTTTGCCCGGCCTGAGGGCGGTCCTCGGCAGGGAGCGAGGGCAGCGAGGCCATATGGGCAGCGACTTTGCCCTTGCGGCCCAGATAGGCTATCCGGGCCTGCTCGATCTCGTCGACGGTCCGGGCGGTGCGTATGTCCTCGAGCCCTTCCTCCAGAAGCTGGTCCAAGACGTGAACAAAAGATGATCCGGAGATATCCACCTCAGTGTTCCTTTGCATTGACCATGTCCACCAGCTGGGCGAAGCCATCCTGATCAAAGACCGCCATGTCGGCGAGGACCTTGCGGTTTAGCTGTATGTCCTTGGTCCGCAGTCCGGACATGAGCCGGCTGTAGCTCATGCCGTTCTGCCTGGCGGCGGCATTGATCCGCATGATCCACAGTTTGCGGAACTCACGCTTTTTGCGCTTCCTGTCCCGATAGGCGTTGCACAAGGCGTGTTCAACCGTTTCCCGGGCGGTACGGAAGAGCTTGCTCCGTCCCCCGCGGTAGCCCTTGGCCATCTTCAGATATTTCTTATGCCGCTGATGAGCGGTCTTGCCTCGCTTTATGCGCATGATGCTTCTCCTTCACCCCTGGTGTTCATTTGATTCAACAGAAATACCGATCCAGGCGCACTGGTCCTAGACCAAGAGCTGGCGGCGAACAGCCGTGATATTGGCTGAATCCACTGCTGTCGATTTGCGCAGGTTCCGTTTCCGCTTG
This region of Desulfovermiculus halophilus DSM 18834 genomic DNA includes:
- the era gene encoding GTPase Era, with translation MQQPENMGKSGFVAIIGPPNAGKSSLLNAFLGHKLAIVTPKPQTTRNQISGILTRPGLQIVFLDTPGIHKPASRMNSLVVQVAWQALSGADLAILVCDVFLAATKPDRFLSELELMRSRISGLGIPLLIAVNKIDLLKNRNAVVPIIDQLSRLFPGAEIIPVSASARDNTEHLLSQIPPLLPEGPAMFPDDQLSTLPMRFLASEIIREKLFFSLERELPYSLAVGIEMWDQDPARDLVTIHAVIYVPKQSHKGIVIGQRGQRLKQVGQQAREELEDLADMHIHLQLWVKVKPRWTEDRNFVLQFLPELTG
- the topA gene encoding type I DNA topoisomerase: MSKDLIIVESPAKVKTISKFLGRDYLVEASVGHVRDLPGNKLGVDEDNDFRPQYQVLSGKQKVVSKLRKAANQAEQVFLAPDPDREGEAIAWHVAELIKSANSNIHRIQFNEITAGAVRDALKHPRQLDDRLFQSQQARRILDRLVGYKISPLLWQKVKRGISAGRVQSVALRLIVEREKERQAFVPEEYWVFKASLRAETLPEFEAELWKINGAKAKVGTQEQAEDLAAKVSAASFQVQEIKEKERSKQPKPPFITSSLQQEASNRHNFSAKQTMALAQQLYEGVDLGSRGTTALITYMRTDSVRISKEARDGAKEWILSNMGQDYYPPKPRTFKSKGSAQDAHEAIRPVDVSIHPDQVRSYLTRQQYQLYKLIWLRFMASQMAAAKFWDTTVTVRAENTLWRAKGERLTFPGFMSLYVPEDQKKEVQLPPMTEGEELSLQKLSKEQKFTQPPNRFTEASLVRKLEDEGIGRPSTYAQIISTLRDRDYVRMEGRQFLPTELGYTVNDLLVAHFSQLMDVGFTAQMENQLDQVATGEQDWLALLRRFTQDFNPTLDKAKQEMSEVKSGIPTEVTCEKCGRPMVIKFGKNGEFLACSGYPECTNTSNFARDEQGAIQLVAPPPQEQTKVGTCPKCGSDLVLKKARTGSRFIACSSYPKCKYAQPFGTGVPCPQEDCPGELVEKSSKRGKVFYACDQYPKCSYAVWDYPVQEPCPKCESPILVRKTTKARGEHLACPNRSCSYWRKLEDDAEGQASEDGEADSGDGEGKKAAGRTS
- the serB gene encoding phosphoserine phosphatase SerB, giving the protein MSGQLYSISLSGPNQTSLVQNITRTLSQYKAHILDISEAVIHDWLSMALLIELHPPGYPDDLFAALLQTAKTHSLHLEFGKISQEDYERWVQAQEGSKSIITLLSHRISALHIHQVAELVSEHGLDIVSMQRLSYLDSPRGTVHPSMACIEFVLHGHPLDMHMVRNALLHLSHQDGIDLALQEESPFRRQRRLIAFDMDSTLIQTEVIDELAREAGVGEEVSAITAKAMQGELDFQTSLRERVSLLKGLDVAILDQVAQRMPLAQGASRLISSLKRLGYTVAVISGGFTYFGSYLQQQLGLDYVFANELEMEAGRLTGRLKGEIVDGPRKAELLQRLADSKGLNMHQVVAVGDGANDLPMLNAAGLGIAFHAKPLVRQGAKQSISNVGLDGILYFLGLRDQDAPR
- a CDS encoding pyridoxal phosphate-dependent aminotransferase; this translates as MHLSQRILAVKPSATLSINAKAAELKAQGQEIISLAAGEPDFQPPKHVLQAAKDAIDQGFVRYTPVPGLPELRQAVAGYCSKQYGHTLTPNMTIATNGGKQGLYSLFQCLLDPGDEVLIPAPYWVSYPDMVALAQGNPVVVPSSPDRNFRITPSDLQPLLTDRTRILVLNTPSNPTGSHYTQAEIDDIISWAVDNDVFVISDEIYDQLVYPPAEPATAGKWLQKHPMHVAVCNGLSKSFAMTGWRMGYVLAHPDLIAKLSTIQGQSTSNVCVLVQKAAVAALQGPTDFLQEQREVFQRRRDLALEHIASWPGISCPEPDGAFYLFPRMDTLYSPVIPDSTALCTFLLEKAKVALVPGGAFGDDRCVRISYALDDRSLVQALDRLKAAVCDLADSSRVHE
- a CDS encoding LysO family transporter; amino-acid sequence: MAWILLFFVAGIALGSLLGHKHRFMRSIGRLSEGLVLLLLFLLGAVIGSNDQVMGHLWGLGWNALILAAGSILGSLILSKPVEHLLPGDIHEG
- a CDS encoding MerR family transcriptional regulator, producing the protein MASRGERTYKIGYAAQLLGLEPYVLRFWETEFPQLRPIRTPKGQRLYTDDHLRLIGRIKTLLYEHGLTIDGARRKLDQDSHWLDMLADIHTELLDIRHSLLSGPLQPDSVTSSRAAMPSKTPPSGQEQGNQDRHQEGEDDAVDHGEQGEPGPNQPVNNRQSGIH
- the pheT gene encoding phenylalanine--tRNA ligase subunit beta; amino-acid sequence: MLLSITWLTEFTPYTGSIDDLAHLLTMLGLEVEEIRHPFAHLDDFLVGRVTSCTPHPHADSLHLCSLDLGEGRIRDIVCGAPNIAADQNVAVAPVGATLPDGNMIQKVRIRGQESAGMILSEQEMGLGEDHSGIKLLPPGVAPGTALPQALSLDGAVFDLGITPNRADCLSVLGVAREVAAACGLPLHMPSISLQEDKQSASASLEVHIDDPKLCPLYQARVIEDISLGTSPDWLRWRLMGMGVRPINNIVDVTNYVMLELGQPLHAFDRSKVEGGKIRVARAKPEHSFQTLDGQDRTLTDEDLLIWDANRPIALAGVMGGANSEITESSTSLVLESAVFDPPTVRKTGRRLGLSSESAYRFERGVDQPGSSLALERAAQLISSLAGGRILQDRVRSEPRPWQPVQVPFRPQRSRDLLALDVDDSFCRQTLTRLGCQVQEEDSEWQVTPPSYRQDLEREVDLIEEVGRVYGMESIPATLPRINKPLHPGPAPEQGMAGYEFLTRVKAWAQGLGLTEVITYSFVGGKELDQLGLPEADRVLVHNPLSADQNTLRTVLTPGLLRSIRTNADQGAASCRLFEVARVFTSQPESETTVQEHTRLGLVLTGHRHPHTWPFEPDEADYQDLKGVVENLMYSFGLQRCRFVRQTGHCFLSPGVVIQQNGEEIGFLGRVQPHLAKAAHARSPIWLAELDMDRLADRYARQQTVYRPWPKFPPVHRDMTLIAGPDVGFEQIQDLIRSEAEKGHLEDVRLIDLYQPPEQLERNLTLRLRYRHPAKTLTDKEVDAEHNALGQALTTRLPLRFPST
- the pheS gene encoding phenylalanine--tRNA ligase subunit alpha produces the protein MQRNTEVDISGSSFVHVLDQLLEEGLEDIRTARTVDEIEQARIAYLGRKGKVAAHMASLPSLPAEDRPQAGQKANAVKTELTQALQEARDRLEQQAKADEEAGFDPTLPGRTPWIGGVHPITQVQDEICSVFARIGFDVVAGPEVETDFYNFEALNIPQDHPARDMQDTLYISDSIVLRTHTSPLQIRTMRAGMPPLAAVAPGKVYRRDADLTHSPMFHQIEGFLVDTQVSMADLRGTLTYFVHHIFDSQTRVRFRPSFFPFTEPSAEVDISCVICGGSGQTGNEPCRVCKQTGWVEILGCGMIDPAVFTAVGYDPEAYTGFAFGLGVERVAMLKYGIDDLRLFFENDLRFLHQFQGPPRTL
- the rplT gene encoding 50S ribosomal protein L20, yielding MRIKRGKTAHQRHKKYLKMAKGYRGGRSKLFRTARETVEHALCNAYRDRKRKKREFRKLWIMRINAAARQNGMSYSRLMSGLRTKDIQLNRKVLADMAVFDQDGFAQLVDMVNAKEH